The Glaciimonas sp. PCH181 nucleotide sequence GTGAATGCAGACGCCACAGGTGCGATGAACCTCGTTTTTAGATGAATTAAAAGATTACGCATGAAAAATGTACTAGCCTTACGTCACGTAGCGTTCGAAGACCTCGGTCGTCTGGCGCCGATATTAAAATCAAACGGCTTCAACGTTATGTATTTTGACGTCGGCGTAGATTCATTCTCCAAAGTCTCGCCATTGGATGCGGACGTGGTAATCGTGCTCGGCGGCCCCATCGCTGCCTACGATTTAGAGCAGTACCCGTTCCTGCGCACCGAAATTGCATGGTTACGTGCGCGCATGATTGACGATTTACCTACATTAGGGATTTGCCTCGGCGCACAATTAATGGCAGCAGCACTGCATGCAAAAGTGTATCCCGGTACAGCCGGTAAAGAAATCGGTTGGAGCCCGCTAAAAGCTGGCGCACATACTTCCGACGTTCCCTATTTCGACACATTGATCAAAACCGCTCCGCAAGTATTGCAATGGCACGGCGACACATTCGATCTGCCTGTTGGCGCAAAACATCTGGCATCCAGTGACCTTTACATGAATCAAGCATTTTCATCGGGCAAGAATTGCCTGGCATTGCAATTTCACCCGGAATTTGAAGTCAAGATGGTCGAGCAATGGTTGATCGGCCATGCGCACGAAATAACGCACACAGGCAACGTCAGCCTCGCCCGTCTCCGTTTAGATGCCAAACAATACGGGCTTGCATTTCAAACTGCAGCGGATAATTTCTGGCGAGGATGGCTATCTAGCCTTCAAGGAATAACGTTTTTAGAGAAGAAATTGTACAGACCGAAGGATGTACGTTTAAAACCGGTCGCGCTGGCGTTCGATGCGCTTTTTACGCACAGCGAATAAAAAAGCCGAGCAGGGAAGATTATCCCGCCCTTGCAATCGCGCATTACCTACTAGGCAACTTCTAAGCAACTGCTAAACCAGTACTAAGCCGTTTGCCATTCTGCAACGAATTCATCGCGAAACTGTTCCAGACTTTGTAATCGCAAGTCAGCTTCAGCCCGACCCGCTGCGGTTTGCATGGTCGCGGGCAGGCCTGCCAATTTAAGCGTTATATGGTC carries:
- a CDS encoding glutamine amidotransferase, with the protein product MKNVLALRHVAFEDLGRLAPILKSNGFNVMYFDVGVDSFSKVSPLDADVVIVLGGPIAAYDLEQYPFLRTEIAWLRARMIDDLPTLGICLGAQLMAAALHAKVYPGTAGKEIGWSPLKAGAHTSDVPYFDTLIKTAPQVLQWHGDTFDLPVGAKHLASSDLYMNQAFSSGKNCLALQFHPEFEVKMVEQWLIGHAHEITHTGNVSLARLRLDAKQYGLAFQTAADNFWRGWLSSLQGITFLEKKLYRPKDVRLKPVALAFDALFTHSE